The following are from one region of the Sandaracinus amylolyticus genome:
- a CDS encoding alpha/beta hydrolase family protein codes for MARASALLGLLLALSACDDGAPSDPIDAATPMPDAPIARAWSFETIETRTITAAEVTREVELVRATRPDGAASYLLYVPAAMPGAPLVVMTEPYAGIRWTGEDVDARWAALGEGLHPDVDAPGYDGDDVTAYQEQTVQQAVDGSIAWLANGFAVVHAYARFYAGGSLEDDVLDSAAPYHFALARAGDGDFDVARIGAFGGSWGGMMALYGASRAPEGAAPIAVVALAPPSDFADLWAYTDTLPSVFPQPDAARAFFSPYRRRIAAATEGAPNEGDFTPYRAAALCAGLRGRALAPHDEWDVLVPFAQTETLEATCGDRIEPLVWHRQGATIDYASVGLDHGPLTREPGFASWSTFSITWLATELAGESAPLVLTIGASAGLQAFLGTLRDEQLAGGDPVEALPRLRELAAPRVQAFDLDRGAFVPGAELLAGAVNAVYGTTHDATSLRAALEDGLPTP; via the coding sequence ATGGCGCGCGCCTCGGCTCTCCTCGGTCTGCTGCTCGCTCTCTCGGCGTGTGACGACGGCGCGCCGAGCGATCCGATCGACGCCGCGACGCCGATGCCCGATGCGCCGATCGCGCGTGCGTGGTCGTTCGAGACGATCGAGACGCGCACCATCACCGCGGCCGAGGTGACGCGCGAGGTCGAGCTCGTGCGCGCGACGCGGCCCGACGGCGCAGCGAGCTACCTGCTCTACGTGCCCGCTGCGATGCCCGGTGCGCCGCTCGTCGTGATGACCGAGCCCTACGCCGGGATCCGCTGGACCGGTGAGGACGTCGACGCGCGCTGGGCCGCGCTCGGCGAGGGTCTGCATCCCGATGTCGACGCGCCCGGCTACGACGGCGACGACGTCACCGCGTACCAGGAGCAGACCGTCCAGCAGGCGGTCGACGGATCGATCGCGTGGCTCGCGAACGGCTTCGCGGTCGTGCACGCGTACGCGCGCTTCTACGCGGGCGGCTCGCTCGAGGACGACGTGCTCGACTCGGCCGCGCCCTACCACTTCGCGCTCGCGCGCGCCGGCGACGGTGACTTCGACGTCGCGCGCATCGGCGCGTTCGGCGGATCGTGGGGTGGGATGATGGCGCTCTACGGCGCGTCGCGCGCGCCCGAGGGCGCGGCGCCGATCGCGGTGGTCGCGCTCGCGCCGCCGAGCGACTTCGCCGATCTCTGGGCGTACACCGACACGCTGCCGAGCGTGTTCCCGCAGCCCGACGCGGCGCGCGCGTTCTTCTCGCCCTATCGCCGCCGCATCGCCGCCGCGACCGAGGGCGCGCCGAACGAGGGCGACTTCACGCCCTATCGCGCCGCCGCGCTGTGCGCCGGGCTGCGCGGCCGCGCGCTGGCGCCGCACGACGAGTGGGACGTGCTCGTGCCGTTCGCGCAGACCGAGACGCTCGAGGCCACGTGTGGTGATCGCATCGAGCCGCTCGTGTGGCACCGGCAGGGCGCGACGATCGATTACGCGAGCGTGGGCCTCGATCACGGCCCGCTGACGCGTGAGCCCGGGTTCGCGAGCTGGTCGACGTTCTCGATCACGTGGCTCGCGACCGAGCTCGCGGGCGAGAGCGCGCCGCTGGTGTTGACGATCGGCGCGAGCGCAGGGCTCCAGGCGTTCCTCGGCACGCTGCGCGACGAGCAGCTCGCGGGCGGTGATCCCGTCGAGGCGCTACCGCGGTTGCGCGAGCTCGCCGCGCCGCGGGTGCAGGCGTTCGACCTCGATCGCGGAGCGTTCGTCCCGGGCGCAGAGCTCCTCGCAGGCGCGGTGAACGCGGTCTACGGGACGACCCACGACGCGACCTCGCTGCGGGCCGCGCTGGAGGACGGACTGCCGACCCCGTGA